The following are from one region of the Mustela lutreola isolate mMusLut2 chromosome 7, mMusLut2.pri, whole genome shotgun sequence genome:
- the LOC131835380 gene encoding mitochondrial import inner membrane translocase subunit Tim9-like produces MAKQIPESDQIKQFKEFLGTYNKLTETCFLDCVKDFTTREVKPEETTCSEHCLQKYLKMTQRISMRFQEYHIQQNEALAAKAGLLGQPR; encoded by the coding sequence ATGGCTAAACAAATACCAGAATCTGATCAGATAAAACAGTTTAAGGAGTTTCTTGGAACCTACAATAAACTTACAGAAACCTGCTTTTTGGATTGCGTTAAAGACTTCACAACTAGAGAAGTGAAACCCGAAGAGACCACCTGTTCAGAACACTGcttacagaaatatttaaaaatgacacaGAGAATATCCATGAGATTTCAGGAGTATCATATTCAGCAGAATGAAGCCCTGGCAGCCAAAGCAGGACTTCTTGGCCAACCACGATAG